The Deinococcus koreensis genome window below encodes:
- the rplR gene encoding 50S ribosomal protein L18 has product MAAQTTIRRKLRARRKVRTAAGERLRLSVYRSSKHIYAQIIDDSKGVTLAAASSAALKTGTKTDTAAAVGKALAEAALSKGVKQVVFDRGQYKYHGRVKALADAAREGGLDF; this is encoded by the coding sequence ATGGCTGCTCAGACGACCATCCGGCGCAAACTGCGCGCCCGCCGCAAAGTCCGTACCGCTGCCGGCGAGAGACTGCGCCTCAGCGTGTACCGCTCCAGCAAGCACATCTACGCCCAGATCATCGACGACTCCAAGGGGGTCACGCTGGCCGCAGCCAGCTCCGCTGCCCTCAAGACGGGCACCAAGACCGACACCGCCGCCGCCGTGGGCAAGGCCCTGGCCGAAGCGGCCCTCTCCAAGGGTGTCAAGCAGGTGGTTTTTGACCGTGGTCAGTACAAGTACCACGGACGCGTGAAGGCGCTCGCAGACGCGGCGCGGGAGGGTGGCCTTGACTTTTAA
- the rpsE gene encoding 30S ribosomal protein S5: MTFNRRNDRNAERESSEFEEKMLFVNRTSKTYQGGRRFRFAALVILGDRNGRVGMGIGKAKEVPVAIEKAKSIARKNMIMVPVENGTIPHDIVGENSTSRVLLKPAGPGTGVIAGTVPRSIAELAGITNLLSKELGSRNKVNVAYAVFDGLKNLRTAKQVRALRGETGGVQ, encoded by the coding sequence TTGACTTTTAATCGACGCAACGACCGCAATGCGGAGCGCGAAAGCAGCGAATTCGAAGAGAAGATGCTCTTCGTCAACCGCACCTCCAAGACCTACCAGGGTGGGCGCCGCTTCCGCTTCGCCGCGCTGGTGATCCTGGGCGACCGCAACGGCCGCGTGGGCATGGGGATCGGCAAGGCCAAGGAAGTGCCCGTGGCCATCGAGAAGGCCAAGAGCATCGCGCGCAAGAACATGATCATGGTGCCCGTGGAAAACGGCACGATTCCCCACGACATCGTGGGCGAGAACTCGACCAGCCGCGTGCTCCTGAAGCCCGCCGGCCCCGGTACGGGCGTGATCGCGGGCACCGTGCCCCGCTCGATCGCCGAACTGGCCGGCATCACCAACCTGCTGTCCAAGGAACTGGGCAGCCGCAACAAGGTCAACGTGGCCTACGCCGTGTTCGACGGCCTGAAGAACCTCCGCACCGCGAAGCAGGTTCGCGCGCTGCGAGGCGAGACCGGAGGCGTTCAGTAA
- the rpsH gene encoding 30S ribosomal protein S8, whose product MLSDPIADMLTRIRNATRTHKETVDIPASKFKEELAKLLVKEGYVASVERLVPEGQKFDVLRVTLKYGAKREQVIKHIERISRPGRRSYVSADSLPRIQRGLGVAVVSTSKGLLPDREARKQGVGGEVICVLW is encoded by the coding sequence ATGCTGAGTGATCCCATCGCCGACATGCTCACGCGCATCCGCAACGCGACGCGCACCCACAAGGAGACCGTGGACATCCCGGCCTCCAAGTTCAAGGAAGAACTGGCCAAGCTGCTGGTCAAAGAGGGCTACGTGGCCTCTGTCGAACGCCTGGTGCCCGAAGGCCAGAAGTTCGATGTCCTGCGAGTGACGCTGAAATACGGCGCCAAGCGCGAACAGGTCATCAAGCACATCGAGCGCATCTCCCGCCCTGGACGCCGATCTTACGTGAGCGCCGACAGCCTGCCCCGCATCCAGCGTGGCCTGGGCGTGGCCGTGGTCTCGACCAGCAAGGGCCTGCTGCCCGACCGCGAAGCCCGCAAGCAGGGCGTCGGCGGCGAAGTCATCTGCGTTCTCTGGTAA
- the rplF gene encoding 50S ribosomal protein L6 has translation MSRIGKQPIAVPSGVTLSAENGIFKVKGPKGELTVPYNNELTVRQDGDTLLVERPSDAQRHRALHGLTRSLVANAVKGVSDGYTINLELRGVGFRAKLAGRNLEMAIGYSHPVIIEPPAGVSFTVPEPTKIDVSGIDKQLVGQVAANVRKVRKPDAYHGKGVRFLGEKIALKAGKAGATGGKGKK, from the coding sequence ATGTCCCGAATTGGTAAACAACCCATCGCCGTGCCCAGCGGCGTGACCCTGAGCGCCGAGAACGGCATCTTCAAGGTCAAGGGGCCCAAGGGGGAACTCACGGTTCCCTACAACAACGAATTGACCGTCCGCCAGGACGGCGACACCCTGCTGGTCGAGCGCCCCAGCGACGCGCAGCGCCACCGCGCCCTGCACGGCCTGACCCGCTCGCTGGTCGCCAACGCGGTCAAGGGCGTGAGCGACGGCTACACCATCAACCTGGAACTCAGGGGCGTGGGGTTCCGCGCCAAGCTGGCCGGCAGGAACCTCGAAATGGCCATCGGCTACAGCCACCCGGTCATCATCGAGCCGCCGGCGGGCGTGAGCTTCACCGTGCCCGAGCCCACCAAGATTGACGTGAGCGGCATCGACAAGCAGCTCGTCGGTCAGGTGGCCGCCAACGTCCGCAAGGTGCGCAAGCCCGACGCCTATCACGGCAAGGGTGTGCGCTTCCTCGGTGAGAAGATCGCCCTCAAGGCCGGTAAGGCCGGTGCCACCGGCGGGAAAGGGAAGAAATAA